The Antarcticibacterium sp. 1MA-6-2 genome has a window encoding:
- a CDS encoding DUF4981 domain-containing protein: protein MADRTWNPHAFEVRKVHQEIGFKLDQDEEKLQLFNKYFFRDLSNFEYKIELLKNGEIAAAGSVGGMNLPPRNSSQISLPFKIPTDSTAEYRIHVQALLIEAEGLMLSRNIAG from the coding sequence ATGGCAGACAGGACCTGGAATCCTCACGCTTTTGAGGTAAGGAAGGTGCACCAGGAAATTGGTTTTAAACTCGATCAGGATGAAGAAAAGTTACAGCTTTTTAATAAATATTTTTTCAGAGATCTTTCAAATTTCGAATACAAAATAGAATTGTTGAAGAATGGGGAAATTGCAGCTGCAGGTTCAGTGGGGGGAATGAATCTACCTCCCCGAAATTCGTCTCAAATTTCCCTTCCTTTCAAAATTCCTACCGATTCTACTGCCGAATATCGAATTCATGTCCAGGCACTACTTATTGAAGCTGAAGGGTTAATGCTTAGCAGGAACATTGCTGGCTGA